A part of Quatrionicoccus australiensis genomic DNA contains:
- a CDS encoding transglutaminase-like domain-containing protein, which yields MKRRTFLASAAALSAIISDAWAAKKSSPAKASTAKPGTAKAKSGRSAKPSRKPSSRSSQRYAPISAPVAHTADDPVIESPPPGTTASRLPPVKAAEPPSEWRTYEITTTVNLKSAGTSKLWLPLPLNQDTLFQRTLGHSWEGNENNAGMRRLPDGDLEVFHCEWRDSGEGKLQLKTLVTTADRHFDVTRRTVAPEREDILRRNLQASRLIPNDGLAYQLGERILGRIKDPVAQAKAIYDWVVDNSIYDPSLPGCGTGDVRQQLVRGQYGGRSADINGLFVGICRAIGIPARCVYGLRVGPSRLFRSLGLTSDDATRGQHVRAEFYIPGYGWIPVDPSDVRRAISMEVLSDRDSKLSSLKKILFGVWEMNWIAYNVGSDITLPGKNFSQPFLLHPQMESRESLYRDQGTAQAPYTISARRVEL from the coding sequence TTGAAACGCCGCACTTTTCTCGCATCAGCCGCCGCCCTTTCAGCCATCATTTCCGATGCCTGGGCTGCCAAGAAATCAAGCCCGGCCAAGGCGTCGACCGCCAAGCCCGGAACCGCGAAAGCCAAATCCGGACGCAGCGCCAAGCCCAGCCGCAAACCGTCGAGCCGCTCATCCCAGCGCTACGCGCCGATTTCGGCGCCGGTTGCGCACACGGCCGACGACCCGGTCATAGAGAGCCCGCCGCCCGGCACGACAGCCAGCCGACTGCCCCCGGTCAAAGCGGCCGAACCACCCAGCGAATGGCGCACCTACGAGATCACGACCACGGTCAACCTGAAAAGCGCAGGCACCAGCAAGCTGTGGCTGCCCCTGCCACTCAACCAGGACACCCTGTTCCAGCGCACGCTGGGCCACTCCTGGGAGGGCAACGAGAACAACGCCGGCATGCGCCGCCTGCCCGATGGCGATCTTGAAGTCTTTCATTGCGAATGGCGGGATAGCGGCGAAGGCAAGTTGCAGCTGAAAACCCTGGTCACGACGGCCGACCGCCACTTCGACGTCACCCGGCGCACGGTTGCGCCGGAGCGCGAGGACATCCTGCGCCGCAACCTGCAGGCCTCGCGCCTGATTCCCAATGATGGCCTGGCTTACCAGCTTGGCGAGCGCATCCTCGGTCGCATCAAGGATCCGGTCGCCCAGGCCAAGGCCATCTATGACTGGGTCGTGGACAACTCGATTTATGACCCATCCCTGCCCGGCTGCGGCACCGGCGATGTCCGGCAGCAACTGGTACGAGGTCAGTATGGCGGTCGCTCGGCCGACATCAATGGGCTGTTCGTCGGCATTTGCCGCGCCATCGGCATCCCGGCACGCTGCGTCTATGGCTTGCGGGTCGGTCCGTCACGACTGTTCCGCAGCCTCGGATTGACCAGCGACGATGCAACGCGTGGCCAGCATGTCCGTGCCGAATTCTACATTCCGGGTTACGGCTGGATTCCGGTCGACCCCAGCGATGTGCGCCGCGCCATCTCCATGGAAGTCCTTTCGGATCGCGACAGCAAGCTGTCTTCGCTGAAAAAGATCCTGTTCGGCGTCTGGGAAATGAACTGGATCGCCTACAACGTCGGCAGCGATATCACGCTGCCCGGCAAGAATTTCAGCCAGCCCTTCCTGCTGCACCCGCAAATGGAGTCGCGCGAAAGTCTCTACCGCGATCAGGGCACAGCACAAGCGCCATATACCATCAGCGCACGCCGGGTCGAACTCTGA
- a CDS encoding DNA-binding protein: protein MNTSQYARELGIQPESLRKSVAKNGSYFGVVPTKALNGRLIWPPAELDRLKGGVR, encoded by the coding sequence ATGAATACCTCTCAATATGCCCGCGAACTGGGCATCCAACCTGAATCACTTCGCAAGTCTGTTGCCAAGAATGGCAGCTATTTCGGCGTCGTTCCGACCAAGGCCTTGAATGGTCGCTTGATCTGGCCACCGGCCGAGCTCGATCGCCTGAAAGGCGGTGTGCGATGA
- a CDS encoding surface-adhesin E family protein: MLTQFSLMIRRLIKQQLGHNQLAQMNRRKSMSSDDSLYLAVAKELTANVRDEALWTKAFALESGDEARTKAHYIRLRVEKMQRPVETDAPPVKHAASTSEGDAQNDSVKSVVSIPNVLVLALYLAVAYGIAQKYGFSVFSLARALGVCLIPVGVCLVWNFRKGDVTWLRITSIVVTAIFGVIFVASALQEAMETRAGAPGPDLSWSPESRGDHRLDAESGSAPAKSSEGSLASETTTAKPFNPFDKYDRLPNASGESAVHRLPRDWRELSRSNESIGYYDANSIVLFDGKVSFSWLADQASPDQYGAFSTVFEMEVSCSRNLGRFVSVTGFRQRMGIGEKVFEDKIPSVLSEPHPDSSVEYFRKQYCNT; encoded by the coding sequence ATGCTGACCCAGTTCAGTCTGATGATCAGGCGCCTCATAAAACAGCAACTGGGGCATAATCAATTAGCACAAATGAATAGGCGGAAATCCATGTCATCAGATGACTCGTTGTATCTGGCGGTAGCCAAGGAACTGACCGCCAATGTTCGTGATGAGGCCTTGTGGACCAAGGCTTTTGCTCTGGAGAGTGGTGACGAAGCCAGAACTAAGGCTCACTACATTCGGCTTCGGGTCGAGAAAATGCAGCGACCAGTTGAGACGGATGCGCCGCCTGTAAAGCATGCAGCCTCGACCTCCGAGGGGGACGCCCAGAACGATAGCGTGAAATCTGTAGTGTCAATTCCGAACGTGCTTGTTCTGGCCCTGTATCTGGCAGTCGCCTACGGCATTGCTCAGAAGTACGGATTTTCTGTCTTCAGTTTGGCGCGCGCCTTGGGTGTCTGTTTGATCCCGGTAGGTGTTTGCCTAGTGTGGAATTTTCGCAAGGGCGACGTGACTTGGCTTCGAATAACCTCGATTGTCGTGACTGCGATCTTCGGGGTGATCTTCGTCGCTTCTGCACTACAGGAGGCAATGGAAACCAGAGCCGGTGCGCCTGGCCCGGATCTTTCGTGGTCGCCCGAATCTAGGGGTGACCATCGTCTTGATGCAGAATCCGGGTCAGCACCCGCGAAATCCTCAGAGGGTAGTTTGGCTTCTGAGACGACAACCGCGAAGCCCTTCAATCCTTTCGATAAGTACGACCGTCTTCCTAATGCTTCCGGAGAAAGTGCTGTTCATCGACTTCCGCGTGATTGGAGGGAGCTGTCCCGGTCAAATGAGTCCATTGGGTACTATGATGCCAACTCGATTGTACTTTTTGACGGCAAAGTCTCGTTCTCATGGCTTGCTGATCAGGCATCACCAGATCAGTACGGTGCGTTCTCAACGGTTTTTGAGATGGAGGTTAGTTGCTCACGGAATCTTGGTCGATTTGTGAGTGTGACTGGGTTTCGACAACGCATGGGAATTGGTGAGAAGGTGTTCGAAGATAAAATCCCTTCCGTGCTTAGCGAACCACACCCGGATTCGAGCGTTGAATATTTCCGAAAACAGTACTGCAATACGTAG
- a CDS encoding SIR2 family NAD-dependent protein deacylase, with product MYAIDRAVAAIERADGLLITAGAGLGVDSGLPDFRGNQGFWKAYPALAESGINFQDIACPNAFTNSPHRAWGFYGHRLNLYRETVPHDGFQILRTLAAKVEHGACVFTSNVDGQFQKAGFDPDRISEVHGSIHHLQCLNGCRGDIWPGDAFHPVVDEESCELLSEFPICPHCGGIARPNILMFGDWSWVRTRSNEQSVRLHVWRQTVKRLVVIELGAGRDIATVRNYSEKAGGQLVRINPRDDRVPEGGISLRAGAQDALRAIEQLV from the coding sequence ATGTACGCAATTGATCGAGCTGTCGCAGCAATAGAGCGAGCAGATGGCCTTCTCATCACTGCAGGCGCCGGCCTGGGAGTCGATTCAGGGCTGCCAGACTTTCGCGGCAATCAAGGTTTTTGGAAAGCCTACCCGGCCCTGGCCGAGTCGGGGATTAACTTCCAGGACATCGCCTGCCCAAACGCCTTTACGAATTCGCCCCATCGGGCCTGGGGGTTCTACGGCCATCGCCTGAATCTCTACCGCGAAACGGTACCGCATGACGGCTTCCAGATTCTTCGAACGCTGGCGGCAAAGGTCGAGCACGGGGCCTGTGTCTTTACGTCGAACGTCGATGGCCAGTTTCAGAAAGCCGGTTTTGATCCTGATCGGATATCAGAGGTTCATGGTTCGATTCATCACCTCCAGTGCCTGAACGGCTGCCGTGGGGATATCTGGCCGGGGGATGCTTTTCACCCTGTAGTCGACGAGGAAAGCTGCGAGCTGCTCAGCGAGTTCCCGATTTGCCCGCACTGCGGCGGAATTGCTCGGCCCAACATCCTGATGTTCGGAGACTGGAGTTGGGTGCGAACGCGCTCGAACGAGCAGAGCGTCAGGCTGCATGTCTGGCGGCAGACGGTGAAGCGCCTTGTTGTGATCGAGCTTGGCGCCGGGCGGGACATCGCCACCGTGCGGAACTACAGCGAGAAAGCCGGTGGCCAGCTGGTACGAATCAATCCGCGCGATGATCGGGTGCCAGAAGGTGGCATATCGTTACGTGCTGGCGCCCAGGATGCCTTGCGCGCGATCGAACAACTGGTCTGA
- a CDS encoding addiction module antidote protein yields MTEKFTRWDPVDQLLSGEDMALYLDACLDEDNGDGSVVRAALNDIARAQGMSQLARDTGLTREGLYKALSPAGNPEFSTILKVIKALKIKLHATPGGDHLVAA; encoded by the coding sequence ATGACAGAGAAATTTACCCGTTGGGACCCTGTTGATCAGTTGCTGAGTGGTGAAGACATGGCCCTCTACCTTGACGCCTGCCTAGACGAAGACAACGGCGATGGAAGTGTGGTGCGTGCCGCTCTTAACGACATCGCCAGAGCGCAAGGCATGAGCCAGCTTGCCCGTGACACTGGGCTGACTCGAGAGGGCCTGTACAAAGCATTGTCGCCAGCCGGCAATCCGGAGTTTTCGACGATCCTGAAGGTTATCAAGGCGCTGAAAATTAAATTACATGCTACGCCTGGTGGTGACCACTTGGTCGCTGCCTGA
- a CDS encoding type II toxin-antitoxin system RelE/ParE family toxin yields MIEIIQSETFARWLGKLKDRSAVMRINARLRRLTETGNFGDVKPVREGVSEMRIDYGPGYRLYFVQNGPVLVVLLAGGDKNTQDADIKRAIDISKEWKP; encoded by the coding sequence ATGATCGAAATCATCCAGAGCGAGACCTTCGCCCGGTGGCTGGGCAAGCTAAAGGACCGGTCCGCGGTTATGCGGATCAACGCCCGGCTTCGTCGCTTGACGGAGACCGGCAACTTCGGCGACGTGAAGCCTGTTCGCGAAGGTGTTAGCGAAATGAGGATCGACTACGGCCCTGGTTATCGTCTCTACTTTGTCCAGAACGGTCCGGTGTTGGTGGTCTTGCTCGCCGGTGGCGACAAGAATACTCAGGATGCCGACATCAAACGTGCCATCGATATTTCCAAGGAGTGGAAGCCATGA